The Halotia branconii CENA392 region CGCCGCCGAATTGCCATCATCCAGCACATAAACGCGCAACTTAGTTGCAGGATAATCTATTCCTAAAGCCGCCTGAGCAGTTTGTTCTACAATTTCTGGTGGCTCGTTATAGCAGGTGATAAATACATCTACCGTTGGCCAGTCAGTTCGCTCTAGGGGTGGGGTCATCTGATCAAGTGACTTCACCTGTCTAACTAAAGGTCGCCACAATCCCAGAACAAACATCACACCGCCGAAATAGCTATAGATTTCTGCTATGAGCAAGGGAATCGACAGCCACAGTGCATCAAAATTAATAGAATGAGTGATGCGCCATTGTAAATACCAGATACCAAAAATTAAATTGATTTCTGCTAGATAGCGAAACAACAGCGTTCTTTTTTTGAGTATTGAGCGACTGTTACCAGAAAAGTTGACGGAATTATCAATAGATATAGAAGTCATTTTGATACCAAAAATAAACTTACAGCAGGAATTGGTAGTTAGAAGTAAAACACGGTTCTATAGTTAGCTTTTGTAATCAGTGACAAACTGCTGTAAACAAGCTGCAAGGCGGTTAAGGCGATCGCTATGTTTGGGGTATTTCATATTACACGATTGGTAAAATCACACATGATTATCTCTGTCATCGCTATTGCAATCGTCAAAACTAAGTATTCCCTAGTTCAATTTGTAAATAACAGGTTTACTTAAAGGAAGGAAAAAACAAGGAATGGCACGAAGTTAAAACAAAACCTCACATTTGGCTCTTTTCTAGCGCTTTGTGTCTCCGTGCCTTGTGGTTAAATAAATTTCAAGAATGTATTCGTCAATTATTCTTTGACAGCCTACTATTTTGAGACTCTGGTATTTTCACTACTAGACCCCCAGTAACTTCCGTAACTATCCGAAATTAACCTAACTTTTGATTTCGCCACCCTTGGTAGACCACGACCTGAATCTCCTTGAGTAATAGTTTGCCACCACAGAGATTTCATCGCAGCAATTGGACGAATTAAGGGTTGGCGATTCATAACTGTATACAACAAAGATTGCAAAATCATACTGTTGGTGCTGTTTGTAAAACCAATTGCTGTTTTGCCTGTAGTTTCATAAAAGCCTTCATAGAAACCCGCTAAAGGGTTATATAAGTCAGTTACACCTTGGAGTAATTTTTGACTGTATTGATTCTCTGGTAGTAGCGCATGATAAGCAAAAGCTACTGCTGTACTTACCATTCGCCCTTTAGCTACAGTCTGCCCATCATCTCCTAAAGCTGACCAAGGCTTACCTTGTCCGATAATGGCGCTGTGGACGGTGTAAGGTTTGCGGTCTATGAGGGTAGTAGCCGAGGCTGTGAGAATTTTAGTGCGACGGTAACGTTCGGCTTGCGCTTGAAAAACTGGCTCAAAGAGCGATCGCATTTTTGGATCTAGTCCAAACTCTAAGCTGTAAAGTAAAAAAGGATTGCTAACTGTGTATTGGTTAACTTGGGAATTGGTATCTGTGCGCTGGCGTTGAATAGCAACTTTCACTCCTTCTACCAATGCAGTTTGATATTCACCCCCAACAGCAGAACCTGCAACATCAAAGCCCCATAATTGAAAAGCACGCGCCGCATATTCTTCATAACCTAAGCGGGTTTCAGGCTTAACGCGGGTCAAGTATCGCCCTTGTTTATCTTTGGTGACAGTAGCACTGGATAAAATACCATCCCGGACGACTCGCAGGTATGACCAATCTAAGACAATTTGATCAACTGCTTTGGTGTACTCTGGATGATAGCTTTTTAAGTTATACAGTGCTGCCAACATTCTGCCTAAATCAAGGGCTGACCAACCGTTACCTTGGGGAAGTGAGTTACCGCCGTAATCAACGGGTTGGAGCGATCGCGTATCATAACCTCTATTAGGTAATTCGCCAGCAAATAAGGGCAGTTTACCTAAAGCTCCTAACAGATGGCGAGTGCGCTGGTCAAATTCCTTTGCAGAAATAATATCAAGCGATCGCGCTGCATGAAGTGCGGCTAAATAATCTCCCAATCCCCAAAGAGTTGCTCCTTTAAAATCGCTGCGATCGTCAATTAGTCCACTCTTGGAATGATAATTTGCTTGAAAATATCTCCATGCTGCCTCTGCATAACGCCTTTCCACTACTGTTAAAGGTCGAGTTAGTTTGAAGGTAGATGACTCTGGACTATCCACTGGAGGAATAGGTGCAACTGTTACTTCCTCAACTTTAGAAGTGTTCGTTGGTGGAGTGGGTGCAACTGTTACCTCTTCAACTTTAGAAGTATTAGCGGGAGTTGGAGTTTGAGTTGTCGGTGTTGGTGCAGGTGTCGCCGCAGTATTATTACTCGGCGGTTTAACTGGTGTATTAGCAACAGCAGAGGCAATTAACGGGCGATTTCCTCTAGCTTTGTAATACAAAATCTCCAAAATTAACCCGTTGGTATTGCCTGTTAAAGCTTTGTTTGGTTGCTTCGATTCTTCATAAATGCCAGCATAGTAACCACTTTCATCAGGACTACGAAGATCCTTAACTGCATCAAAAATCTTTTGGGCATAAGCATTATCTGGGAAAAGATACCGCCAACCAAAAGCCGCCTTGGTACTCAAACTGCGAAATTGCGGGTAAGGTTGGTTGTTGTCTGTAATTGTTGCCCAATTTTGCCCGTTAGCGTAAACAGTGTTGTAAAGAAAATAAGGTGCTTGGTCGATGTTGTCTTCTGTCACCGCCGTTAACTGACCTGTAGCATCGTACCGTCGCTTCTGCACATCCAAAACCCTAGCGGCAAAATCAGCTAATTCACCTTGCAAGCCAAATTCGATGCCATCGAGGATATAAGATTCGCTAACAATGTAATTATTCGCGTTAGTGCTTTGGAAATCGCGTGTATCAACAGGAATTTGCACACCGTTAATTTCCACCATTTTATATGGTTCAAAAGCCAGAGCTTTGGGTGCAGAAAAACCCCAAAGCTGATAACCTCTTGCGCCATATTCTTCGTAACCGAGTCGTCCTTCTTGCACTAATAATGTTTTGCCATCGGGTAAAACAGTAGCACCGTAAAGTTGTTCATCTTTAAGCGATCGCCCTACCTGCCATTTTGCTACAATTCCTTTGAGCCAATCATTATATTGTGGGTGGCAAGTACGAATCACATCAAACGCCGCTAATATCCGACCTATATCTAAAGCAGACCAACCAATACCCCTTTCTATAGGATTATTACCATAATCAACCATCTGCCCGGTAGCTGCATTGTAAACTTTATTCGGTAAGGCATCTTCAAATAATTTAAGACTGCTCAGACTCGTCAAAAACTTATTCAAACGAGAGTCAAAGTCTGCTTGGTCAGTCAGATTCAACCATCGCGCCGCATTCAACGCCATGAGGTAATTCCCCATATCCCAGAGCGTACCGGAAGGATAACCCCCA contains the following coding sequences:
- a CDS encoding DUF3131 domain-containing protein, coding for MLYKHHQQKLWRWIALFLVGTFLQLLFYIPTPVLSQNSSSCSNITAPLTPEEQTYAREAWQYFVKNYQPATGFTNSTGGYPSGTLWDMGNYLMALNAARWLNLTDQADFDSRLNKFLTSLSSLKLFEDALPNKVYNAATGQMVDYGNNPIERGIGWSALDIGRILAAFDVIRTCHPQYNDWLKGIVAKWQVGRSLKDEQLYGATVLPDGKTLLVQEGRLGYEEYGARGYQLWGFSAPKALAFEPYKMVEINGVQIPVDTRDFQSTNANNYIVSESYILDGIEFGLQGELADFAARVLDVQKRRYDATGQLTAVTEDNIDQAPYFLYNTVYANGQNWATITDNNQPYPQFRSLSTKAAFGWRYLFPDNAYAQKIFDAVKDLRSPDESGYYAGIYEESKQPNKALTGNTNGLILEILYYKARGNRPLIASAVANTPVKPPSNNTAATPAPTPTTQTPTPANTSKVEEVTVAPTPPTNTSKVEEVTVAPIPPVDSPESSTFKLTRPLTVVERRYAEAAWRYFQANYHSKSGLIDDRSDFKGATLWGLGDYLAALHAARSLDIISAKEFDQRTRHLLGALGKLPLFAGELPNRGYDTRSLQPVDYGGNSLPQGNGWSALDLGRMLAALYNLKSYHPEYTKAVDQIVLDWSYLRVVRDGILSSATVTKDKQGRYLTRVKPETRLGYEEYAARAFQLWGFDVAGSAVGGEYQTALVEGVKVAIQRQRTDTNSQVNQYTVSNPFLLYSLEFGLDPKMRSLFEPVFQAQAERYRRTKILTASATTLIDRKPYTVHSAIIGQGKPWSALGDDGQTVAKGRMVSTAVAFAYHALLPENQYSQKLLQGVTDLYNPLAGFYEGFYETTGKTAIGFTNSTNSMILQSLLYTVMNRQPLIRPIAAMKSLWWQTITQGDSGRGLPRVAKSKVRLISDSYGSYWGSSSENTRVSK